The Streptomyces avermitilis MA-4680 = NBRC 14893 genome contains a region encoding:
- a CDS encoding SsgA family sporulation/cell division regulator yields the protein MRESVQAEVMMSFLVSEELSFRIPVELRYETCDPFAVQLTFHLPGDAPVTWTFGRELLIDGVGRPCGDGDVHIAPADREAFGEVLIRLQVGGDHALFRSGAVPLVTFLDRTDKLVPLGQECSLADFDAHLDEALDRILAEEQSAG from the coding sequence ATGCGCGAGTCGGTGCAGGCAGAGGTCATGATGAGCTTCCTCGTGTCGGAGGAGCTCTCTTTCCGCATTCCGGTGGAGCTGCGATACGAGACCTGTGATCCGTTTGCCGTGCAGCTGACCTTCCACCTGCCCGGCGACGCGCCCGTGACCTGGACGTTCGGCCGGGAGCTGCTGATCGACGGGGTGGGCCGGCCGTGCGGTGACGGTGATGTGCACATCGCGCCCGCTGATCGCGAGGCGTTCGGCGAGGTGCTGATCCGGCTTCAGGTGGGCGGCGATCACGCACTGTTCCGGTCCGGGGCGGTACCGCTGGTGACGTTCCTCGACCGCACCGACAAGCTGGTGCCTCTGGGCCAGGAGTGTTCCCTTGCTGACTTCGATGCCCATCTCGACGAGGCGCTGGACCGCATCCTCGCGGAGGAGCAGAGCGCGGGTTGA
- a CDS encoding IclR family transcriptional regulator, protein MRLLEAVAAREYGAPAKQLAREAGLALPTAYHLLRTLAHEGYLRREKGLFFLGEAAERLGSSGAQEKRRSAVNDVLAHWHDSIGVPVYFAVYRDGEIEVVCVADTPGNPAVEEWADFRETGHAHAIGQCLLSQLDEGARRDHLDRYPVQSITPYTVRDEHTLLRRLERVGRMEPVVERQEYALGTVCAAIPITAGTTAAAMALSLPLSQADRLLPAARQLQGEIGRLLGTLSISISI, encoded by the coding sequence ATGCGCCTGCTGGAAGCCGTCGCCGCCCGCGAGTACGGGGCACCCGCCAAACAGCTGGCCCGCGAAGCCGGGCTGGCGCTGCCGACCGCCTACCATCTGCTGCGCACGCTGGCCCACGAAGGCTATCTACGGCGTGAGAAGGGGCTGTTCTTCCTCGGGGAGGCGGCCGAGCGGCTGGGCAGCAGCGGAGCTCAGGAGAAACGTCGCAGCGCGGTGAACGACGTGCTTGCGCACTGGCACGATTCGATCGGTGTACCCGTGTACTTCGCGGTCTACCGCGACGGCGAGATCGAGGTCGTCTGCGTCGCCGATACTCCGGGCAATCCGGCGGTCGAGGAGTGGGCCGACTTCCGGGAGACCGGGCATGCGCACGCGATCGGCCAGTGTCTGCTGTCCCAGCTCGACGAGGGGGCCCGCCGGGACCACCTCGATCGCTACCCGGTGCAGTCGATCACCCCGTATACGGTGCGTGACGAACACACACTTCTGAGGCGGCTGGAACGCGTGGGACGGATGGAACCCGTGGTCGAGCGGCAGGAGTACGCGCTGGGTACGGTCTGCGCCGCGATTCCGATCACGGCCGGCACGACGGCCGCGGCCATGGCGCTCTCCCTCCCGCTTTCCCAGGCCGACCGGTTGCTGCCGGCAGCACGGCAGTTGCAGGGAGAGATCGGAAGGCTGCTGGGGACACTCTCCATCTCTATCAGCATCTGA
- a CDS encoding DUF5326 family protein, which produces MREIFAGMPWWVKWVAVPVIALVVFGGLIASVVGFVIGLLFKLLVFVALVGGLIFVVRKFMSSSSSHSDW; this is translated from the coding sequence ATGCGAGAGATTTTCGCGGGTATGCCGTGGTGGGTTAAGTGGGTCGCGGTGCCGGTCATCGCCCTGGTCGTCTTCGGCGGCCTGATAGCGAGCGTCGTCGGCTTTGTCATCGGCCTGCTTTTCAAGCTGCTGGTCTTTGTGGCGCTGGTCGGCGGACTGATCTTCGTCGTGCGGAAGTTCATGTCGAGCTCCTCGTCGCACAGCGACTGGTGA
- a CDS encoding cupin domain-containing protein: MKAFRLDELEAERAANDGAYLQFLRERNMSVGLYALDAGELDPQKPHQQDEVYLVVSGRASITVGMETTQVARGSVVYVPAGVAHKFHHITEDLRVVVVFSPPES; this comes from the coding sequence ATGAAGGCATTCCGGCTGGACGAACTGGAGGCGGAGCGCGCCGCCAACGACGGCGCCTACCTGCAGTTCCTGCGCGAACGGAACATGTCGGTCGGCCTGTACGCGCTCGACGCGGGCGAACTCGACCCGCAGAAGCCGCATCAGCAGGACGAGGTGTACCTGGTCGTCAGCGGGCGCGCCTCGATCACGGTCGGTATGGAAACCACCCAGGTCGCGCGCGGCAGCGTCGTGTACGTGCCTGCCGGAGTCGCCCACAAGTTCCACCACATCACCGAGGATCTGCGGGTCGTGGTGGTGTTCTCTCCGCCCGAGAGCTGA
- a CDS encoding phage holin family protein, with the protein MKNFVVKTIANAGALAVAVWLLDKITLTGDSTGKKIGTLIVVALVFGLVNFLVKPIVKVLTFPLFILTLGLITLVVNALMLLLTSWLADKLDLSFHVEGFWTAVVGGLIISVVSWALNVVLPDDKD; encoded by the coding sequence ATGAAGAATTTCGTAGTCAAGACGATCGCCAACGCGGGGGCCCTCGCCGTCGCCGTGTGGCTGCTCGACAAGATCACCCTGACGGGCGACAGCACCGGCAAGAAGATCGGCACGCTGATAGTCGTCGCCCTGGTCTTCGGGCTGGTGAACTTCCTGGTCAAGCCGATCGTGAAGGTGCTGACCTTCCCGCTGTTCATTCTCACGCTCGGCCTGATCACGCTGGTGGTCAACGCCCTGATGCTGCTGCTCACCTCGTGGCTGGCCGACAAGCTCGACCTCAGCTTCCATGTCGAGGGCTTCTGGACCGCCGTCGTGGGCGGCCTCATCATCTCCGTCGTCTCCTGGGCCCTCAACGTCGTCCTGCCCGACGACAAGGACTGA
- a CDS encoding low molecular weight protein-tyrosine-phosphatase, with protein MTYRVCFVCTGNICRSPMAESVFRARIAEAGLDGLVEVSSAGTGGWHEGDGADPRTVAVLEANGYESGHTARQFQASWFSHLDLVIALDSGHLKALRRLAPAPADTEKVRLLRSYDPAADADPDVPDPYYGQMDGFEECLEMVEAASPGLLAAVRQQLEGRAA; from the coding sequence ATGACCTATCGCGTCTGCTTCGTCTGCACCGGCAACATCTGCCGCTCGCCGATGGCCGAGTCCGTCTTCCGCGCCCGGATCGCGGAGGCCGGACTCGACGGCCTGGTGGAGGTCTCCAGCGCGGGCACGGGCGGCTGGCACGAGGGCGACGGCGCCGATCCGCGCACTGTGGCCGTGCTGGAGGCGAACGGCTACGAAAGCGGTCATACGGCACGGCAGTTCCAGGCCTCGTGGTTCTCCCACCTCGACCTCGTGATCGCCCTCGACTCCGGCCATCTGAAGGCCCTGCGCCGGCTCGCGCCCGCCCCGGCGGACACGGAGAAGGTCCGACTCCTGCGTTCGTACGATCCCGCCGCGGACGCCGATCCGGACGTACCGGATCCGTATTACGGACAAATGGACGGCTTCGAAGAGTGTCTTGAAATGGTGGAGGCGGCGAGCCCAGGCCTGCTCGCCGCGGTACGGCAGCAACTGGAGGGACGGGCAGCATGA